Proteins co-encoded in one Montipora capricornis isolate CH-2021 chromosome 12, ASM3666992v2, whole genome shotgun sequence genomic window:
- the LOC138025298 gene encoding uncharacterized protein codes for MRRANTIPSSEALRTEETSNVQDSLQVNGYPTKFIENAAQPRSGPQSHHPDPAGLAVVPYVQGVSDRVKRTLQHFNIRTAFKPIRTLASVFKKPKDRPSEEKIAGVVYRVECKDCNFSYIGESKRCWASRRVEHDPARAASKESAIRQHAERTTHDMHPRYGQILERNETNYKRRIFLES; via the coding sequence ATGCGCCGCGCCAACACCATCCCATCTAGCGAGGCCCTGAGAACAGAGGAAACATCCAACGTCCAGGACAGCCTACAGGTCAATGGATATCCCACCAAATTCATTGAAAATGCTGCCCAACCAAGGTCTGGTCCACAAAGCCACCATCCTGACCCGGCTGGCCTTGCCGTGGTACCCTATGTTCAAGGGGTATCGGACAGGGTAAAACGCACACTGCAACATTTCAACATAAGGACTGCTTTTAAGCCCATACGCACACTTGCTTCTGTCTTCAAAAAACCGAAGGACCGTCCATCGGAAGAAAAAATAGCAGGCGTCGTTTACAGGGTTGAATGCAAAGACTGCAATTTCTCCTACATTGGTGAGAGCAAACGATGTTGGGCTTCGAGGAGAGTGGAACATGATCCCGCGCGTGCCGCGAGTAAAGAGTCGGCAATCCGACAACATGCCGAAAGAACCACGCACGACATGCATCCACGCTACGGCCAAATTCttgaaaggaatgaaactaATTACAAGCGCAGAATTTTTCTGGAGTCTTAA
- the LOC138025299 gene encoding uncharacterized protein: MLLLCGVCPNPGAVPTKDKKVCLACSKPMKANVKPLNCNECCGSVHWKCAGLKSKRLTVPRWTCWTCLQPFNFSDSFFEDPTEILPSTPSESDVKASELNVLKRHANNLKLGHLNVNSISGYKFFDVKNMLTHNLLYILVLSETKIDDSYPDSQFYVKGFKLYRQDRTNFGGGLIIYARSDLLTKRVKNAKTTGLESITIEVRTKTNSPRFILACLYRPPRITKEIWTFELERLIESISKLSDDYTLLGDLNCNILEPDKEPKLGRNLLNLSDVYNLKCLINKPTRITARSETLIDVVLTSNKKKFLHEGAFNPDISDHHLVYAITGASCPKWVPKTTIRRNFKKFDAKKYNEDLSFIPFHVASTFEDIDDVYWAWERLLTDVLDGHAPLVQKTIAKPKPFYFNSEVIAPIRCSNKFKRNYYATKDPNDWEKYRQQRNRVVSLRRKSIKEHFAKQCSASTGNPREFWSVFRP, encoded by the coding sequence ATGTTACTTCTCTGCGGAGTATGTCCTAATCCTGGAGCTGTTCCAACCAAAGATAAAAAAGTCTGTCTTGCTTGCAGCAAACCTATGAAAGCAAACGTGAAACCTCTCAACTGCAACGAATGCTGTGGAAGTGTACATTGGAAATGTGCTGGACTCAAAAGCAAACGCCTGACAGTTCCTCGCTGGACTTGCTGGACCTGCCTACAGCCTTTTAACTTCTCCGACTCCTTCTTCGAAGACCCAACTGAAATTCTACCTTCGACACCAAGCGAAAGCGACGTAAAAGCATCGGAACTAAACGTCCTGAAAAGACATGCAAACAATCTGAAATTGGGACACTTAAATGTAAACAGCATCAGTGGATACAAGTTCTTCGACGTTAAGAACATGCTAACACACAATTTATTGTATATTCTTGTACTCTCTGAGACTAAAATCGATGACAGCTATCCAGATAGCCAGTTTTATGTCAAGGGCTTCAAGTTATATCGACAAGATAGAACAAATTTCGGAGGTGGTCTTATAATTTATGCAAGGTCCGACCTTCTCACAAAGCGCGTTAAAAACGCCAAAACAACTGGTCTAGAATCAATTACCATCGAGGTCAGGACCAAAACAAACTCGCCGAGATTTATCCTGGCTTGTCTATATAGACCTCCAAGAATTACCAAAGAAATCTGGACATTCGAATTAGAACGACTAATAGAATCGATTAGCAAGCTCTCTGATGATTACACGCTACTTGGAGACTTGAATTGTAACATCTTGGAACCTGACAAAGAGCCAAAACTGGGAAGAAATTTACTAAACCTGTCTGATGTTTATAATCTGAAATGCTTGATCAATAAGCCAACTAGAATCACAGCCAGGAGTGAGACTCTAATTGATGTAGTCCTAACATCAAACAAGAAGAAATTTTTGCATGAGGGCGCTTTTAACCCCGATATAAGCGATCATCATCTCGTGTACGCAATAACAGGAGCTTCGTGTCCCAAATGGGTCCCCAAGACTACAATCAGAAGGAACTTTAAGAAGTTCGATGCGAAAAAATACAACGAAGATCTCTCCTTCATTCCCTTCCATGTTGCAAGCACCTTTGAAGACATCGACGATGTATACTGGGCATGGGAAAGACTATTAACGGACGTACTCGACGGACATGCTCCCCTGGTCCAGAAGACAATTGCTAAACCCAAGCCAttctattttaactctgaagTGATAGCTCCTATTCGATGTAGCAATAAATTCAAGCGCAATTATTATGCTACTAAAGATCCAAACGACTGGGAAAAGTACCGTCAACAAAGAAATCGCGTCGTTAGCCTAAGAAGGAAATCCATTAAAGAACACTTTGCCAAGCAATGCAGCGCATCTACTGGAAATCCAAGGGAATTCTGGAGCGTGTTCAGACCCTAG
- the LOC138025300 gene encoding craniofacial development protein 2-like, whose protein sequence is MTMPQTRKASHAGTSEPPAGSMPTVHRHRDETIRPASRRRRDDGRFRRSDCPYLKTGKSGLRIGTWNVRTLNQLGKLENLKREAESLNADIIGISETRYIKEGKVRLDNYTFIYSGGSEHQHGVDFIIKSSIERSILGYWPDFNAKIGKGSYQDLVGNYGLGDENPRGDRVLQFCIEKNLVVTNTTFQHPNRLLYTWKSPGDVSRNQIGYLLIRKRHRNSVKQCKTYPGADIGSDHNPLVGRVSVRLKRAMPKSQKKKEPIDWGKLVVPEMREKYLVDVSNKYEVLFMETDEQGEISSSSDKEWQLLKLSIQRANETAPKVERKAKQCWMTKEILEKRETRKKAKNTPAYVAHN, encoded by the exons ATGACTATGCCACAGACAAGGAAAGCAAGCCATGCAGGCACCTCTGAGCCCCCCGCTGGGTCTATGCCTACTGTACATAGACACAGGGATGAGACCATCCGACCAGCCAGTAGGAGGCGCCGTGATGACGGTCGCTTCAGGCGGTCCGACTGTCCGTATCTCAAAACTGGAAAGAGCGGTCTTCGTATAGGGACTTGGAATGTTAGAACCTTAAATCAATTAGGCAAGTTAGAAAACCTCAAGAGAGAGGCTGAAAGTTTAAATGCAGATATCATTGGAATATCAGAGACCAGATATATAAAAGAAGGCAAAGTACGCCTTGACAACTACACTTTCATTTACTCCGGCGGAAGCGAGCACCAGCACGGCGTCGACTTCATCATCAAATCTTCCATTGAGAGGAGTATACTAGGCTATTGGCCT GACTTCAATGCGAAGATAGGGAAAGGAAGTTACCAAGATCTTGTAGGTAACTACGGTCTCGGAGATGAAAACCCAAGAGGTGACAGAGTTTTGCAGTTTTGTATTGAAAAGAATCTTGTTGTCACCAATACAACCTTCCAGCATCCAAACAGACTGTTGTATACGTGGAAGAGCCCAGGGGACGTGTCAAGAAACCAAATTGGTTACCTGCTGATCAGAAAAAGACACAGAAACAGtgtaaaacaatgcaaaacttaCCCTGGAGCAGATATTGGATCTGACCACAACCCACTTGTTGGCAGAGTGTCAGTACGCCTCAAGAGAGCAATGCCAaaaagccaaaagaaaaaagagccAATTGATTGGGGGAAGCTGGTTGTTCCTGAAATGAGAGAAAAGTACCTTGTCGACGTTAGCAACAAATATGAAGTTTTATTCATGGAAACAGATGAACAGGGCGAGATTTCTTCAAGTTCAGATAAAGAATGGCAGCTCCTGAAACTCAGCATCCAGCGTGCAAATGAAACAGCACCAAAAGTGGAACGAAAAGCAAAGCAATGCTGGATGACTAaagaaattttggaaaaaagggaaACCAGGAAAAAAGCGAAGAACACTCCTGCCTACGTAGCCCACAACTAA